In a genomic window of Methylovirgula sp. 4M-Z18:
- a CDS encoding acetate/propionate family kinase — MKSAFLILNAGSSSLKFALYEAETLDPLLRGEVANLRRGTRLRLAPQSAVDHIDWGQPPENGGHEEVIAWLENKWQGLAAVEIVASGHRIVHGGRDFSAPIRLGEDVLTKLDRLSPLAPAHEPHNLAGIRALARAWPGLPQVGCFDTAFHRSQPHIAQIFGIPRELTDAGMLRYGFHGLSYEYIAGVLPQKMGARGEGRIIVAHLGNGASLCGLRERRSVATTMGYTAMDGLVMSTRCGAIDPGLVLALVRERGYDATADLLNNRSGLLGVSGLSGDIRELEASENPCAKEALDLFVYRVLREAGSLIAVLGGFDAFVFTGGIGEHSSYLRQRISDGLAWTGARVDPKRNAAGEARIHVDGSPVELHVIATNEELPIARAVRALIG; from the coding sequence TTGAAATCTGCCTTCCTGATCCTCAATGCTGGTTCATCCAGTCTCAAATTCGCGCTTTACGAAGCCGAAACGCTAGATCCTCTCCTGAGGGGAGAGGTGGCAAATCTTCGCCGAGGGACGCGGCTCCGCTTAGCTCCTCAATCGGCGGTCGACCATATTGATTGGGGACAGCCGCCTGAGAACGGGGGCCACGAGGAGGTAATCGCCTGGCTCGAGAACAAATGGCAAGGGCTCGCGGCTGTCGAGATCGTCGCGTCTGGCCATCGTATTGTTCATGGCGGGCGCGATTTCTCGGCGCCCATCCGGCTTGGCGAAGACGTTCTCACGAAGCTCGACCGTCTCTCGCCTCTCGCACCGGCGCACGAACCACATAATCTTGCAGGGATCCGCGCTCTCGCACGGGCGTGGCCCGGATTGCCGCAGGTCGGCTGCTTCGATACGGCTTTTCACCGGAGCCAGCCGCATATTGCACAGATCTTCGGCATCCCACGAGAGCTCACCGATGCAGGCATGCTGCGCTATGGCTTTCACGGGCTCTCCTATGAATATATTGCCGGCGTGCTGCCACAGAAAATGGGCGCTCGTGGCGAAGGACGCATCATCGTCGCCCATCTTGGCAATGGGGCGAGCCTTTGCGGCTTAAGGGAGCGGCGCAGCGTCGCAACGACAATGGGCTACACCGCCATGGACGGCCTGGTCATGTCGACACGTTGCGGCGCCATCGACCCCGGCCTCGTGCTCGCGCTCGTGCGGGAAAGGGGCTACGACGCGACCGCCGACCTGCTGAACAATCGCTCGGGGCTGCTTGGAGTCTCTGGCCTCAGCGGCGACATCCGTGAACTCGAGGCGAGCGAGAACCCGTGTGCCAAGGAGGCGCTCGATCTCTTCGTCTATCGGGTACTGCGCGAGGCCGGTTCGTTGATCGCGGTGTTGGGCGGCTTTGATGCCTTTGTTTTTACAGGGGGGATAGGTGAGCATTCATCTTATTTGCGGCAACGGATCAGCGACGGGCTTGCTTGGACCGGCGCGCGGGTCGATCCAAAACGCAATGCGGCGGGTGAGGCGCGCATCCATGTGGACGGTTCGCCCGTCGAGCTTCATGTCATCGCCACGAACGAAGAGCTGCCGATCGCGCGCGCAGTGCGCGCGCTCATTGGCTGA